Genomic DNA from Buchnera aphidicola (Nurudea shiraii):
TAGAAGATAAATTCAATATTGAAATTCAAGATGAAGAGGCTGAAAAGTTCAATACGGTACAATCAATAATTACATTTATAAAAAATAAAGTATCATAAAATTCATGATATATTTGACAAAATTTTTAATATTTTTAAAAAACTATCAAATAAACGTAAAATTTTAATTTTGGAAATTATAAGAATGTCAAAAAGCAAATTCATAGTAATTGAAGGAATAGAGGGATCTGGGAAAACTACTATATGTAATTTTGCTAAAAAATTATTATTTAAATATGGAATTGCTAATGTAAAAAATTTAAGAGAACCTGGTAGTACGCCTTTATCTGAAAAAATAAGATTTTTAATTCAAAATTCCATACAACATGAATATATTTTTAACGAAACAGAGCTATTATTGATTTATGCAGCAAGAGTACAATTAGTAAAATCAATTATTAATCCTGAACTTAAAAAAGGAAATTGGATTATTAATGATAGACATTCATTATCTTCTCTAGCTTATCAGGGTGGAGGTAGAGGAGTTAAAAAAAAAACTATATTATTATTACAATCAATTTTTTTAAAGAACTTTATTCCCGACATAACATTTTATTTAGATGTCCAACCTATTATTGGACTAAAACGCATTCAAATAAGAAACAACTTAGATCGAATAGAGAAAAATACATTAGAATTTTTCGTTAAAGTTCGAAACGCATATTTAAATTCTATAAAAAATAACTCTAAAATTATTAGAATTAACGCTAATTATAATTTAAAATTAGTAAAAAGTAACTTCAAATTAAAGTTTTATTCTTGGTTAAAAGAAAACATATGAATTTATATCCATGGTTATTAACTCACTATGAAAACATAATTAATCATTTTAAGCGAAAAAAAAATAATAATTCTATTATTTTAGAGACAAATAGAGGAATGGGTGTTGCTTTATTAGTAGAAAAAATTGGATTTTGGTTATTATGTTCTAAAAAAGAAAAAACGTTTCTTTTTTGCAAAAAATGTCAAGATTGTCAATTAATGAGCACGCATAATCATCCTGATTGGTACAATGTAAAAACTTTATCTCAAAAAAATATAATAGGAATAGAAATTATAAGAATGTTGCGTAATAAAATAACATTTACTGCAACGAGAAATAAAAACAAAATTGTGTATTTTCCTGACATATCACAATTAACACAATATGGAATTAATGCATTATTAAAAACTTTAGAAGAACCACCTAAAAATACATATTTTATATTTGTAAATTACTTTTCTTATCCATTATTATCGACATTACGCAGTCGATGTATTTCGTATAGAATCTCTGTTCCGTTAGAATCAATTAGCTATACTTGGTTAAAAAGTTATAATTCTAAAATGCAAGATAAAACTATTATAACCTTATTACGTGTAAATCAAGGACTTCCTATTTTAACACAAAAATTTATTTTAAAATCTTTATGGAAAGAGCGAAATACATTTTTTCTGTGTATAGCAAAATTTATCCAAGATAAAAATTTTTTTTGTATTTTAAACAATTTTAAGTTAGGAAATATAGAAAAAAAAATTTTTTGGTTATGTAGCTTACTGATCGATTCTATAAAAATAAAACATGATAATGAAAATAACATGATAAATTTAGATAATGCAGATATAATAAATTTTTTAAAAAATAAACTTTCTTTTCATTTGCTTGATTATAGCTTTAGATCATGGATACATTGTAATTTTAAATTAAATAGCATACCTGGAATTAATTCAGAACTGTTATTAACTGAACAACTGTTACGATGGGAAAACATTTTAAATTATTAAAAACTAATTTTGCAAAAGAGAAAATATTATGTTCTTTGTAGACTCACATTGTCATCTAGATCTTTTAAATTACTATAATCTCCATTCTGGATTAGAAGATGTATTAAATAAATCTATTAAAAATAACGTGAAATTGTTCTTAACAGTATCAACGTCTATCAATAATTTTAATTATTTAAAAAAATTTATAAAAGGAAATAAAAATATATTATTATCTTGCGGAATTCACCCTCTAAATCTAAATTTAGACTTTAATGATGTAAAAAATCTAAAAACATTTTCTAAAGAAAAACGAGTAATAGCCATAGGTGAAACAGGATTAGATTATTATCACTCAACAAAAAAACAAGATCTTCAAAAACTATTATTTCGAAAACATATTCGAATCGCGATAGAATCCAAAAAACCATTGTTAATACATACTAGACATGCGGTAAAAGATACGATAAATATCTTAAGAGAAGAATCAGCACAAAAATGCATAGGAATTATTCATTCTTTTACTGAAAATAACGAAATAGCTAAACATTTTTTAAATATGGGATTTTACATATCTTTTTCTGGAATTGCAACATTTAAAAATTCAGAACATATACGAGAAACCATCAAATTTGTACCATTAGATAAAATACTTTTAGAAACAGATTCCCCATATTTATCTCCCATACCTCATAGAGGAAAAGAAAATCAACCAGCTTATTTATATAACTTAGCTCTAATTATTGCCAAATTAAAAAAAATTAGTATTGAAACTCTTTCATATCATACCACAAAAAATTTCTTTAAATTATTTAATTTAAATTCGCGTTTTTTAAATATTTCTTAAATAAAATATTTTACCGAAAAGCATCTATGATTACTTATTATTTTAAAAAAATTAAACTTTACCTACACAAAAAATGAAGTTATTTTACTTAAACTTTATGTAAAATCTAATAAGGCGTTAAACATATATGTTTAAAAACATATTTTCAAATTTACAAAAAATAGGAAGATCATTAATGCTTCCCGTTTCTGTATTACCTATTGCAGGAATACTATTAGGAATTGGTTCTGCAAAACTTTATTTTATTCCTCATATTATTTCTAGTATCATAGCTGAAGCAGGAGGAACGGTATTTTCTAATATGCCTTTAATTTTTGCTATTGGCATAGCACTTGGATTTACCAAAAATGATGGAGTATCTGCATTAGCAGCAGTGATAGCTTATAGTATTATGATACAGACGCTTTTAGTAACAAGTTCATTTTTCTTAAATCTTTCAATATTAGAAATAAACCAAAAGCATTTATTAGATACTGGAATATTAGGAGGTATTATAGCTGGATCTATTTCTGCATTTACATTTAATAAATTTTATAATATTCAACTTCCTGATTATTTAGGTTTTTTTTCTGGAAAACGATGTGTTCCAATTATATCAGGATTATTAGCAATTTTGATAGGATCGATTTTATCACTTATTTGGCCTCCTATAGGACATATTATTAAAAATTTTTCAGAATGGGCTGCATATCAAAATCCTACATTAGCCTTTGGAATATATGGTATAGTAGAAAGAGCTCTAGTGCCATTTGGATTACATCATATTTGGAACGTACCTTTTCAAATGCAAATAGGAGAATATACAAATATAACAGGACAAACTTTTCATGGAGATATTGCTAGATATATGGCTGGTGATTCTACAGCGGGAAAATTATCCGGTGGTTTTATATTTAAAATGTATGGTCTTCCCTTTGCAGCACTAGCAATATGGCGTTGTGCTTATATAGAAAATAGAGCTAAAATTGGAGGAATCATGATTTCAGGAGCATTGACTTCTTTTTTAACTGGAATTACTGAACCAATTGAGTTCTCTTTTATATTAGTAGCTCCAATATTATATGTTATACATTCTATTTTAGCTGGTTTTGCTTTTCCCATTTGTATTTTTCTAGATATGAAATCAGGAACTAGTTTTTCTCACGGATTAATTGATTTCGTGATACTTAGTGGAAATAGTAATAACTTTTGGTTATTTCCTATTATAGGAGCATTATACGGTTTTATTTATTATAGTTTATTTTATATAATTATAAAAAAATTAAATTTAAAAACACCAGGACGTGAAGATTCTAATATAATTTCATCATCTAAAAATATAAAAGAAATGGTACCCTTACTAATATCAGCATTAGGAGGAAAAAATAATATTGTAACTTTAGATGCATGCATTACGAGATTACGCATTACAGCTGTTGATACTTTAAAAATAAATACAAAAAAAATTAAAGATCTAGGTGCTGTTGGAGTAATTATATCAGGATCTGGAGTACAAATCGTATTTGGGACTAAATCAGATAATATAAAAACAGAAATGGATTATTATATGTCTTGTCTTTCTTCTATTCAGGAGTAAACTACTTAATAAAGTTATAAATAAAATTTAATTATTTTATTTCTAAAGAAGTTTAATCGAATTTAAAATGATCTTGTATATAAAACCAAAAATTTAACAACTTAAGGTATTAAAATGAAAAATTCAAATATATTTAAAAATATAATAGAAAATAAAACATCTTCAAAAATAATTTATCAAAATAAAAATGTAACTGCGTTTCACGATATTAACCCAAAAGCACCTGTACATATATTAATTGTTTCAAATAAGTTAATTAAATCTTCTAACGATATTGATAAAAAGAATATATATATATTAAGTGATATGTTTTATATAGCAATCACATTAGCTAAAAAATTCAAAATCAATGAAACTGGATATCGATTAACCATAAATTGTAACGCGCACGGTGGCCAAGAGATTCCTCATTTACATATGCACTTACTAGGAGGAAAAAATTTAGGACGCATGTTAACTTAAAAGTTTAAGCTTATATTTTAATTAATTTTTTCTAAAACTAGACTATCGTAAGATTTTAACATAAATCTGTTATATATAAATATTAGTTTTATGCTAATTTAACAATCTTCTTGTGAAATATGAAAAAATTTCTATAAAAAGAAAATTAAAAATTTCACTAAAAAACTAATTACATTCTAAAAACTCTTAAATACATTTATTCAGTGAAATAAAATCGTTAAAATATTGTCTAACATAATTTATTACTAATTAATACAATAAAACAATTGAAATTATTTTGGAATGTAATTCTAATAACTTAATATTTTTACACTCTACATTTATTAAAGATATAAATACAAAATTATATTAATTTAAATTCAATTATTAATATGTATTATTAACAATACACAGTTCATTTTCAAAATTATACATCTATCATAAGATAATTTACTTAATTAAACACTAAACTTTTAAGTTTTCATATAATGATAAAAATATTTATATTGACAAAAAATTATCTTATCAAGAGTAACATACAAATGTAATTTGTATTTTTATAAAAAGTACGATTACTAATTTACTTTGTTTCTATGAATTTATTAAATATTAGAATTACGCACAGTTCTAGGAAAAGGAGATACATCTCTAACGTTTTTAACACCAGTGATATAAGATAACAAACGCTCAAAACCTAATCCAAATCCAGAATGCGGAACAGTTCCGTATTTTCTAAGATCCCTATACCACCAATAACTTTTTTTATTTAATCCACATTCGGAAATTCTTTTATCTAAAATTTCTAAGTTTTCTTCTCTTTCAGAACCCCCTAGAATTTCTCCAACACTAGGAACTAACAAGTCCATTGATGCAACAGTCTCATTGTTTTCATTCAATTTCATATAAAAAGCTTTAAAAGATTTTGGATAATTTATAATTATAGTAGGAAGTTTAAAATATTTTTCTACAAGATATTTTTCATGTTCAGAAGACAAATTTATTTCTGATGAAAGTATATTATCAGAAAATTTACCAGATTTTTTTAATATACTTATAGCTTCTTTATATTCTATTCTAAAAAATTTTTTACTTAAAAATTTTTCAAGTCTATTAACAATATCAATATTTAATACGTTTTGTAAAAACTTAATATCAATAAAACATGTTTCTAATACAGTACCTACCACATCCTTCAACATACTTTCAGAAAGATCCATTAAATCCTTTAACGTAAAAAAAGCACTTTCTACTTCTAACATCCAAAATTCAGCAAGATGTCTACTTGTATTTGAATTTTCTGCTCTAAATATAGGTCCAAAAGAATAAACTTTAGATAAAGCACATGCATATGCTTCTAGATTTAATTGCCCAGACACACTTAAAAAACTTTCTCGTCCAAAAAAATCTTTTTTAAAATTAGTTTTTAAAAAATTGTCTATAGGAATATTAGAAAAGTCAAAAGTAGATACTCTAAACATTTCGCCTCCACCTTCCGAATTTAAGCTAGTAATAATGGGAACTGGTATCCAGTAATATCCTTTTTTACAGAAAAATTGATGTAAAGTATAAAACAAACAACTCCTAATTCTAGATATAGCTCCAATAAAATTAGTTCTCGGTCTTAAATGAGAGTTCTGTCTTAAATATTCAAACGTATGTTTTTTAGACGTAATAGGGTATTTTGAAGGATCTTTTATATTTCCAATTACTTTTATTTTTTTTGCTTGAATTTCATATAACTGTTTAATTTTTGGAGATTTTACTAATTTCCCACTAACAACTATAGAACATCCCGTTGTAAGATTCTCAATTTCTTCATAATAATTAGGTAAAGAACAATGTGCTACAATTTGTAACGTGTTAAGACAAGATCCATCATACATATCAATAAATGTAACCCCAGACTTTAAATGTCTTCTATTTTTTATCCAACCTTTTACAGAAATATACTTGTTCGTGTCTATTTTATTTTCATGTATATTAAATATAGAAAACATATTCATAATTTTATTCTCTAATAAATTATTAATATAGATTTTTATTATAATTATAAATTAAAAGCAAACTTTAAATCTTTCATAAACATCTTATTACAACATACTGTTTTTCCTGAACTATCTGAGATTTTAGCTACTGGTTTTCCATTACATTCTACTAATTTAATTACAATATTTAATGGAGTTACATTAGGAATATCGCAAGTTAATTGTGTTCCTATTCCAAATATTATGTTTATCTTTTTTTTGAAAAAATAAAATAACTTTTCTATTTTATTAAAATTTAGATTATCTGAAAATAATAGCGTTTTTGTAAAAGGATCGATTCCTAAAGATTTATAATGACAAATTGCTTTTTTTCCCCATTTAAATGGATCTCCAGAATCATGCCTTAATCCTTGGTAAGAATTAGCTAAATTAAAATTGAAATCATTCAAAAAAGAATCCATAGAAATACAATCTGTAAGAGCAATTCCTAATTTTTGTTTATATTGTTTTAACCATATTTTTAAAGCCATCTTTTGACTATTTTTTAAAATAGGACTTATCTGTTGATGTGCTTGAAACCATTCATGAGATTGAGTCCCTACTGGACTTATATTTAACATTCTAGAGATATGATAATTACTTGTTCCAACTAACCATGGAAAATTCTTTTTCAAAAACTTAACTATAGCAAAATGAACATTATAAGAAAATCGTCTTCTTGTTCCAAAATCTATTATTTTTAAATTAGACATATTTATATTTTTTGTTTTTTTTAAAAAATTAAAAATCTTTTTTTTTAAAAAATCTAAAGCTATTTTTTTCGTAATGTGAGGAGATTCATTTGTATGAACAATTTCACTAATTAATGATAACAAAGGAACTTCCCATAATATAACTTCTTTCCATAATCCATGTATGCAAATACACAATTTACCTTTATTATTAAATATTTTTACTTGTGAAATATCATATCTAAAATTTTTCAACCATAGCAAATATTCTTTTTCAAAAAAAGGAAAGGAAGACAAATATATGTATTCATCATGAGTAAGATATAAGGTAGAAGACATCATTTCAATTTGCTGTAACAAAACTTTAGAATAA
This window encodes:
- the tmk gene encoding dTMP kinase, with the protein product MSKSKFIVIEGIEGSGKTTICNFAKKLLFKYGIANVKNLREPGSTPLSEKIRFLIQNSIQHEYIFNETELLLIYAARVQLVKSIINPELKKGNWIINDRHSLSSLAYQGGGRGVKKKTILLLQSIFLKNFIPDITFYLDVQPIIGLKRIQIRNNLDRIEKNTLEFFVKVRNAYLNSIKNNSKIIRINANYNLKLVKSNFKLKFYSWLKENI
- a CDS encoding DNA polymerase III subunit delta' C-terminal domain-containing protein, with the protein product MNLYPWLLTHYENIINHFKRKKNNNSIILETNRGMGVALLVEKIGFWLLCSKKEKTFLFCKKCQDCQLMSTHNHPDWYNVKTLSQKNIIGIEIIRMLRNKITFTATRNKNKIVYFPDISQLTQYGINALLKTLEEPPKNTYFIFVNYFSYPLLSTLRSRCISYRISVPLESISYTWLKSYNSKMQDKTIITLLRVNQGLPILTQKFILKSLWKERNTFFLCIAKFIQDKNFFCILNNFKLGNIEKKIFWLCSLLIDSIKIKHDNENNMINLDNADIINFLKNKLSFHLLDYSFRSWIHCNFKLNSIPGINSELLLTEQLLRWENILNY
- a CDS encoding YchF/TatD family DNA exonuclease → MFFVDSHCHLDLLNYYNLHSGLEDVLNKSIKNNVKLFLTVSTSINNFNYLKKFIKGNKNILLSCGIHPLNLNLDFNDVKNLKTFSKEKRVIAIGETGLDYYHSTKKQDLQKLLFRKHIRIAIESKKPLLIHTRHAVKDTINILREESAQKCIGIIHSFTENNEIAKHFLNMGFYISFSGIATFKNSEHIRETIKFVPLDKILLETDSPYLSPIPHRGKENQPAYLYNLALIIAKLKKISIETLSYHTTKNFFKLFNLNSRFLNIS
- the ptsG gene encoding PTS glucose transporter subunit IIBC, whose protein sequence is MFKNIFSNLQKIGRSLMLPVSVLPIAGILLGIGSAKLYFIPHIISSIIAEAGGTVFSNMPLIFAIGIALGFTKNDGVSALAAVIAYSIMIQTLLVTSSFFLNLSILEINQKHLLDTGILGGIIAGSISAFTFNKFYNIQLPDYLGFFSGKRCVPIISGLLAILIGSILSLIWPPIGHIIKNFSEWAAYQNPTLAFGIYGIVERALVPFGLHHIWNVPFQMQIGEYTNITGQTFHGDIARYMAGDSTAGKLSGGFIFKMYGLPFAALAIWRCAYIENRAKIGGIMISGALTSFLTGITEPIEFSFILVAPILYVIHSILAGFAFPICIFLDMKSGTSFSHGLIDFVILSGNSNNFWLFPIIGALYGFIYYSLFYIIIKKLNLKTPGREDSNIISSSKNIKEMVPLLISALGGKNNIVTLDACITRLRITAVDTLKINTKKIKDLGAVGVIISGSGVQIVFGTKSDNIKTEMDYYMSCLSSIQE
- a CDS encoding histidine triad nucleotide-binding protein — protein: MKNSNIFKNIIENKTSSKIIYQNKNVTAFHDINPKAPVHILIVSNKLIKSSNDIDKKNIYILSDMFYIAITLAKKFKINETGYRLTINCNAHGGQEIPHLHMHLLGGKNLGRMLT
- the asnS gene encoding asparagine--tRNA ligase, whose amino-acid sequence is MNMFSIFNIHENKIDTNKYISVKGWIKNRRHLKSGVTFIDMYDGSCLNTLQIVAHCSLPNYYEEIENLTTGCSIVVSGKLVKSPKIKQLYEIQAKKIKVIGNIKDPSKYPITSKKHTFEYLRQNSHLRPRTNFIGAISRIRSCLFYTLHQFFCKKGYYWIPVPIITSLNSEGGGEMFRVSTFDFSNIPIDNFLKTNFKKDFFGRESFLSVSGQLNLEAYACALSKVYSFGPIFRAENSNTSRHLAEFWMLEVESAFFTLKDLMDLSESMLKDVVGTVLETCFIDIKFLQNVLNIDIVNRLEKFLSKKFFRIEYKEAISILKKSGKFSDNILSSEINLSSEHEKYLVEKYFKLPTIIINYPKSFKAFYMKLNENNETVASMDLLVPSVGEILGGSEREENLEILDKRISECGLNKKSYWWYRDLRKYGTVPHSGFGLGFERLLSYITGVKNVRDVSPFPRTVRNSNI
- the pncB gene encoding nicotinate phosphoribosyltransferase, encoding MKKYSYPILKNFLDTDAYKFHMQQAVFYHYPDVSVSSKFLCRGINRFGCYSKVLLQQIEMMSSTLYLTHDEYIYLSSFPFFEKEYLLWLKNFRYDISQVKIFNNKGKLCICIHGLWKEVILWEVPLLSLISEIVHTNESPHITKKIALDFLKKKIFNFLKKTKNINMSNLKIIDFGTRRRFSYNVHFAIVKFLKKNFPWLVGTSNYHISRMLNISPVGTQSHEWFQAHQQISPILKNSQKMALKIWLKQYKQKLGIALTDCISMDSFLNDFNFNLANSYQGLRHDSGDPFKWGKKAICHYKSLGIDPFTKTLLFSDNLNFNKIEKLFYFFKKKINIIFGIGTQLTCDIPNVTPLNIVIKLVECNGKPVAKISDSSGKTVCCNKMFMKDLKFAFNL